The following are encoded together in the Phenylobacterium sp. NIBR 498073 genome:
- the purM gene encoding phosphoribosylformylglycinamidine cyclo-ligase, with protein MTDRPNGLTYAQAGVDIDAGNALIERIKPLAKATRRPGADAALGGFGALFDLKAAGYEDPLLVTTTDGVGTKLKIAIDTDQHDTVGIDLVAMCVNDLLAQGAEPLMFLDYFATGKLDVDAAARVVAGIAEGCTQAGAALVGGETAEMPGMYSEGDYDLAGFCVGAVDRGGVLPKLDAQQPGDILIGLGSSGPHSNGYSLVRRIVERSGLAWDAPAPFEEGKTLAQALMAPTKIYIKSVLPQIKKGRIKGCAHITGGGLIENPPRAIAEGLVPKFDWNAWTMPPVFQWLSEVGGVAEHEMRRTFNCGVGLILIVAPHDLPDVLDGLLHAGEDAFVCGELAAA; from the coding sequence ATGACCGACCGGCCCAATGGCCTCACCTACGCCCAGGCCGGCGTCGACATCGATGCCGGAAACGCCCTGATAGAGCGTATCAAGCCTCTGGCCAAGGCGACGCGTCGTCCCGGCGCCGATGCGGCGCTTGGAGGCTTCGGCGCGCTGTTCGATCTGAAGGCGGCCGGTTACGAGGACCCGCTGCTGGTCACGACGACCGACGGCGTCGGCACCAAGCTGAAGATCGCCATCGACACCGACCAGCACGACACCGTCGGGATCGACCTCGTCGCCATGTGCGTCAACGACCTGTTGGCCCAAGGCGCCGAGCCGCTGATGTTCCTGGACTACTTCGCGACCGGGAAGCTGGACGTCGACGCCGCCGCGCGCGTGGTCGCCGGCATCGCCGAAGGCTGCACCCAGGCCGGCGCGGCGCTGGTCGGCGGCGAAACCGCTGAAATGCCGGGCATGTACTCGGAAGGCGACTACGACCTGGCCGGCTTCTGCGTCGGCGCGGTCGATCGCGGCGGCGTGCTACCCAAGCTGGACGCCCAGCAGCCCGGCGACATCCTGATCGGCCTCGGCTCGTCCGGCCCGCATTCCAACGGCTACTCGCTGGTCCGCCGGATCGTCGAACGCTCCGGCCTGGCCTGGGACGCGCCGGCCCCGTTCGAGGAAGGCAAGACCCTGGCCCAGGCGCTGATGGCGCCGACCAAGATCTACATCAAGAGCGTGCTGCCCCAGATCAAGAAGGGCCGCATCAAGGGCTGCGCCCACATCACCGGCGGCGGTTTGATCGAGAACCCGCCCCGCGCCATCGCCGAGGGCCTGGTCCCGAAGTTCGACTGGAACGCCTGGACCATGCCGCCCGTCTTCCAGTGGCTGTCCGAGGTCGGCGGCGTCGCCGAGCACGAGATGCGCCGCACCTTCAACTGCGGCGTCGGCCTGATCCTGATCGTCGCTCCGCACGATCTGCCCGACGTTCTGGATGGCCTGCTGCACGCCGGCGAGGACGCTTTCGTCTGCGGCGAGCTCGCGGCCGCCTAG
- a CDS encoding enoyl-CoA hydratase-related protein, translating into MSSTIEVSEPSPGVKVVTLSRPDAANALNTAMGEELLALWTALAKDASVRVAVLTGAGRFFCAGADLKERDGMSDQAWSDQHVMFEAMIRAQLSCPFPIIAAVNGAAMGGGCEMALACDFAWASQTARLGLPEVGLGIIPGLGGTQYIVRAAGERRAAELLMSGLPIDAAQALDFGLVNHVVPPDELMPQVLERARVIAGKAPLSVKALKKVVRGGAALPLDKAMALELVEYNRLFKTKDRREGVAAFNQKRTAVFKGE; encoded by the coding sequence ATGAGCAGTACGATCGAGGTCAGTGAGCCGTCTCCAGGGGTCAAGGTCGTCACCCTCAGCCGGCCGGACGCCGCCAATGCGCTGAACACCGCCATGGGCGAGGAGCTGCTCGCGCTCTGGACCGCGCTCGCCAAGGATGCCTCGGTGCGGGTGGCGGTGCTGACAGGCGCGGGCCGGTTCTTCTGCGCCGGCGCCGACCTGAAAGAACGCGACGGCATGAGCGACCAGGCCTGGTCCGATCAGCACGTCATGTTCGAGGCGATGATCCGCGCGCAACTGTCCTGTCCGTTCCCGATCATCGCGGCGGTCAACGGCGCAGCCATGGGCGGCGGCTGTGAGATGGCGCTGGCTTGCGATTTTGCCTGGGCCTCGCAGACGGCGCGGCTCGGCCTGCCGGAAGTGGGGCTTGGCATCATTCCGGGGCTCGGCGGCACCCAGTACATTGTCCGCGCCGCTGGCGAGCGCCGGGCGGCCGAGCTCTTGATGTCCGGTCTGCCGATCGATGCGGCCCAGGCGCTGGACTTTGGCCTGGTCAATCATGTGGTTCCACCCGACGAACTCATGCCGCAGGTGCTGGAGCGCGCACGGGTGATCGCCGGCAAGGCGCCTTTGTCGGTCAAGGCCCTCAAGAAGGTTGTCCGCGGCGGGGCGGCCTTGCCCTTGGACAAGGCCATGGCGCTGGAACTGGTCGAGTACAACCGCCTGTTCAAGACCAAGGATCGCCGCGAGGGCGTAGCGGCCTTCAATCAGAAGCGCACGGCGGTGTTCAAGGGGGAGTAG
- a CDS encoding CoA transferase, producing the protein MYDLLKGLRVVEGSAFVAGPTCGLYLAQLGAEVIRFDNIGGGPDFRRWPLSEGGESLYWEGLNKAKKSIAIDLSRPEGRELAARLAAAPGEEGGVFVTNFPVEGFLSYEKLSAVRPDLICARVMGWADGGPAVDYTVNSAVGVPMLNGFPEEPRPVNNVLPAWDLLTGAYAAFALVSALHARQRDGKGREIRIPLSDIAGTTMANLGYLAESLGGQDRQRMGNDLFGAFGRDFLLKGGQRIMLVAITPRQWKGLTQVLEIEGPVAALEAELGVSFAADEGLRFDHRARLFPLFEAAFARKSLAELKPAFDKEGVCWGPYQPMSAAAEDPRLIKGNPIFAEATHPSGRTYPTAGFAGTIPQEERRPAGGAARLGQHTDEVLAEVLGMSGGEIARLHDAGVVAGPEGR; encoded by the coding sequence ATGTACGATCTTCTGAAGGGCCTGCGCGTGGTCGAAGGTTCGGCTTTCGTCGCCGGACCGACCTGCGGGCTCTATCTGGCGCAACTGGGCGCTGAGGTTATCCGGTTCGACAACATCGGCGGCGGCCCGGACTTTCGCCGCTGGCCGCTCAGCGAAGGCGGCGAGAGCCTCTATTGGGAAGGGCTGAACAAGGCCAAGAAGTCCATCGCCATCGATCTGTCCCGGCCCGAGGGCCGCGAACTGGCGGCGCGGCTGGCTGCCGCCCCGGGCGAGGAGGGCGGTGTTTTCGTCACCAACTTTCCGGTCGAAGGCTTTCTATCCTATGAGAAATTGAGCGCGGTGAGACCCGATCTGATCTGCGCGCGGGTGATGGGCTGGGCCGATGGCGGCCCGGCCGTCGATTACACCGTCAACAGCGCGGTCGGCGTGCCGATGCTGAATGGCTTCCCGGAAGAGCCACGGCCTGTGAACAACGTCCTGCCGGCTTGGGACCTGCTGACCGGCGCCTATGCGGCGTTCGCCCTGGTCTCGGCGCTGCACGCCCGTCAGAGGGACGGCAAGGGGCGCGAGATCCGCATCCCGCTGTCGGACATCGCCGGCACGACCATGGCCAACCTCGGCTATCTCGCCGAGAGCCTCGGCGGTCAGGACCGGCAGCGGATGGGCAACGACCTGTTCGGCGCCTTCGGCCGCGACTTCCTGCTGAAGGGCGGCCAACGGATCATGCTGGTGGCCATCACGCCGCGGCAGTGGAAGGGGCTGACCCAGGTCCTGGAGATCGAAGGGCCGGTCGCCGCCCTTGAAGCCGAGCTCGGCGTCAGTTTCGCCGCCGACGAGGGCCTGCGCTTCGATCACCGCGCACGGCTGTTTCCGCTGTTCGAGGCGGCGTTCGCCCGCAAGAGCCTGGCCGAGCTGAAGCCCGCCTTCGACAAGGAAGGGGTCTGCTGGGGGCCATATCAGCCGATGAGCGCGGCGGCGGAGGACCCGCGGCTGATCAAGGGCAACCCGATCTTCGCCGAGGCGACCCATCCCAGCGGCCGGACCTATCCGACAGCGGGCTTTGCCGGGACCATTCCCCAGGAGGAGCGGCGGCCGGCCGGCGGCGCTGCGCGCCTTGGCCAGCACACCGACGAAGTCTTGGCCGAGGTGCTTGGAATGTCGGGCGGAGAGATCGCCAGATTGCATGACGCCGGCGTCGTGGCCGGACCGGAGGGACGATGA
- a CDS encoding acyl-CoA dehydrogenase family protein: MSGTENFPEIREAVRKLCAQFPGEYWRERDRERAYPKEFVAALTEAGFLSVLIPETYGGSGLGLAAATAVLEEVHRSGCNGGACHAQMYTMGTILKHGSEAQKQAYLPKIASGELRLQAFGVTEPTAGTDTTRISTFARREGDHYVVSGQKLWISRAEHSDLMVLLCRTTAREDAAKPSDGMSVLLVDLREAVGNGLTIRPVRTMLNHATTELFFDGLRVPAANLVGEEGKGFRYILDGMNAERILIASECIGDGRFFVDRASRYATEREVFGRPIGQNQGVQFPIARAHVQVTAAALMVDKAAAMFDAGQPCGTEANMAKMLASEASWFAADTAIQTHGGFGFAEDYDIERKFRETRLYQVAPISTNLILSHVGTHVLGMPKSF, translated from the coding sequence TTGAGCGGAACGGAGAATTTTCCTGAGATCCGTGAGGCCGTGCGCAAGCTGTGCGCCCAGTTTCCCGGCGAATACTGGCGCGAGCGTGATCGCGAGCGCGCCTATCCCAAGGAGTTCGTAGCCGCGCTGACCGAGGCGGGGTTCCTGTCGGTCCTGATCCCGGAGACCTACGGCGGGTCCGGGCTTGGCCTGGCCGCCGCGACGGCCGTTCTCGAGGAAGTCCATCGCTCGGGCTGCAACGGCGGCGCCTGCCACGCCCAGATGTACACCATGGGCACGATCCTCAAGCACGGCAGCGAGGCCCAGAAGCAGGCCTACCTGCCGAAGATCGCATCCGGGGAACTGCGCCTGCAGGCCTTCGGCGTCACTGAGCCGACGGCGGGGACCGACACGACGCGCATCTCCACCTTCGCGCGACGCGAGGGCGACCATTACGTGGTGAGCGGGCAGAAGCTCTGGATCAGCCGCGCCGAGCATTCCGATCTGATGGTGCTGCTGTGCCGCACGACGGCGCGCGAGGATGCGGCCAAGCCTTCCGACGGGATGAGCGTCCTGCTCGTTGATCTGCGCGAGGCGGTCGGCAACGGCCTGACCATCCGCCCCGTGAGGACCATGCTCAATCATGCCACGACGGAGCTGTTTTTTGACGGCTTGCGGGTTCCGGCGGCGAACCTGGTCGGCGAGGAGGGCAAGGGATTCCGCTACATCCTCGACGGGATGAACGCCGAGCGCATTCTGATCGCTTCGGAATGCATCGGCGACGGACGCTTCTTTGTGGACCGCGCCAGCCGCTACGCCACCGAGCGAGAGGTCTTCGGCCGGCCGATCGGCCAGAACCAGGGCGTCCAGTTCCCGATCGCCCGGGCGCACGTCCAGGTGACCGCCGCCGCGCTGATGGTCGACAAGGCCGCGGCGATGTTCGACGCGGGCCAGCCCTGCGGCACCGAAGCCAACATGGCCAAGATGCTGGCTTCGGAGGCCTCGTGGTTCGCGGCCGATACGGCGATCCAGACCCACGGCGGCTTCGGCTTCGCCGAGGACTACGACATCGAACGCAAGTTCCGCGAGACCCGACTCTACCAGGTGGCTCCGATCTCCACGAACCTGATCCTCAGCCACGTGGGCACCCACGTGCTGGGCATGCCGAAATCGTTTTGA
- the ndk gene encoding nucleoside-diphosphate kinase — translation MTERTFSIIKPDATKRNLTGQINAVIEGAGLRIVAQRRIQMTEAQAKKFYEVHAERPFYGELVETMTSAPVVVQVLEGEGAVAKYREVMGATNPEQAADGTIRKLFALNVGENSVHGSDSLDNAKIEIAQFFTDDQIVG, via the coding sequence ATGACCGAACGCACCTTCTCGATCATCAAGCCGGATGCGACCAAGCGGAACCTGACCGGCCAGATCAACGCCGTGATCGAAGGCGCCGGCCTGCGCATCGTCGCTCAACGCCGCATCCAGATGACCGAAGCTCAGGCCAAGAAGTTCTACGAAGTGCACGCTGAGCGCCCGTTCTACGGCGAGCTGGTTGAAACCATGACCTCGGCGCCGGTCGTCGTGCAGGTCCTGGAAGGCGAAGGCGCCGTCGCGAAGTACCGCGAAGTCATGGGCGCGACCAACCCGGAACAGGCCGCTGACGGCACGATCCGCAAGCTGTTCGCCCTGAACGTCGGCGAAAACTCGGTTCACGGCTCGGACAGCCTGGACAACGCCAAGATCGAAATCGCCCAGTTCTTCACCGACGATCAGATCGTCGGCTGA
- a CDS encoding ABC-F family ATP-binding cassette domain-containing protein, with the protein MLQINDLTFDSWGRRFFDHASVSIPVGAKVGLVGRNGVGKSTLFKLILDQLHAGDGEIGYPKQARIGSVDQEHPATPVPLIDTVLAADEERAALLHELETADPERMGDIYGRLSEIGADRAPSRAAEILSGLGFSNDDLTRPMAEFSGGWRMRVALAAALFAEPDLLLLDEPTNYLDLEGALWLENRLKKYPYTAVIISHDREILNNSCDHILHLLDGKLTLYVGGYDQFERQREEKARLQEATKAKVEAQRAHLQSFVDRFRAKASKATQAQSRLKMLAKLPPVSAVVIEHTAPFLLPSPERPLAPPLVRLEGVATGYADGPPILKGLNLRLDLDDRIGLLGVNGAGKSTFAKLVAGALEPLAGELKRSARLKVGWFHQHQIEALDPNDTPLDIIRREMPEASEASRRSRLAQYGLGHEKVETSVANLSGGERARLLLNLVAAEKPHLLILDEPTNHLDIDSRRALLDALNDYEGAVILITHDRSLMELVADRLWLASDGTIAPYDGDMDDYARFVIERAKQAGKAPTQVREAEPVAPAKPPPATRAKAPTGTARRRAEAAEASLARASQALARIDAALTDPKVFSENPAKAAELGRQRAAAEAALEAAEQEWLEATEAYEAMKGEG; encoded by the coding sequence ATGCTGCAGATCAACGACCTTACCTTCGACTCCTGGGGCCGCCGCTTCTTCGACCATGCGAGCGTCAGCATACCCGTGGGCGCCAAGGTCGGCCTGGTCGGACGCAACGGCGTGGGCAAGTCCACGCTGTTCAAGCTGATCCTCGACCAGCTGCACGCCGGCGACGGCGAGATCGGCTATCCGAAGCAGGCCCGCATCGGCTCGGTCGATCAGGAACATCCGGCCACCCCCGTGCCGTTGATCGACACGGTGCTGGCCGCCGACGAGGAGCGCGCCGCGCTGCTGCACGAGCTGGAGACCGCCGATCCCGAGCGGATGGGCGACATCTACGGCCGGCTGTCGGAAATCGGCGCCGACCGCGCGCCGAGCCGGGCGGCGGAAATTCTCTCCGGCCTCGGCTTCTCGAACGATGACCTCACCCGCCCGATGGCGGAGTTCTCGGGCGGGTGGCGCATGCGGGTGGCCTTGGCCGCCGCGCTGTTCGCCGAGCCTGACCTGCTGCTGCTGGACGAACCGACCAACTACCTCGACCTGGAAGGCGCGCTCTGGCTGGAAAACCGGCTGAAGAAATACCCGTATACGGCGGTGATCATCAGCCACGACCGCGAGATCCTGAACAACAGCTGCGACCACATCCTGCACCTGCTCGACGGCAAGCTGACCCTGTATGTCGGCGGCTACGACCAGTTCGAGCGCCAGCGCGAGGAAAAGGCCCGCCTGCAGGAAGCCACCAAGGCCAAGGTCGAAGCGCAACGCGCCCACCTTCAGTCCTTCGTCGACCGGTTCCGCGCCAAAGCGTCGAAGGCGACCCAGGCCCAGTCGCGCCTGAAGATGCTGGCCAAGCTGCCGCCGGTGTCGGCGGTGGTCATCGAGCACACCGCCCCGTTTCTCCTGCCTTCCCCCGAGCGTCCGCTGGCGCCGCCGCTGGTGCGGCTGGAGGGTGTCGCCACCGGCTATGCTGACGGCCCGCCGATCCTCAAAGGGCTGAACCTGCGGCTCGACCTGGACGACCGCATCGGCCTGCTCGGGGTCAACGGCGCCGGCAAGTCGACGTTCGCCAAGCTGGTCGCCGGCGCGCTGGAGCCGCTTGCCGGCGAGCTTAAGCGCTCGGCCCGGCTGAAGGTAGGCTGGTTCCACCAGCATCAGATCGAGGCCCTAGACCCGAACGACACCCCGCTGGACATCATCCGCCGCGAAATGCCCGAGGCGTCCGAGGCCAGCCGTCGCTCGCGCCTGGCGCAGTATGGGCTCGGACACGAGAAGGTGGAGACCTCAGTCGCCAACCTGTCCGGCGGCGAGCGCGCGCGCCTGCTGCTCAATCTGGTCGCCGCCGAGAAGCCGCACCTGCTGATCCTCGACGAACCGACCAACCACCTCGACATCGACAGCCGCCGGGCCCTGCTCGATGCGCTGAACGACTACGAGGGCGCCGTGATCCTGATCACTCACGATCGCTCGCTGATGGAACTGGTCGCCGACCGCCTCTGGCTGGCCTCGGATGGAACCATCGCCCCGTACGACGGGGACATGGATGACTACGCCAGGTTCGTCATCGAGCGCGCCAAGCAGGCCGGTAAGGCGCCCACCCAGGTGCGCGAAGCCGAGCCCGTCGCTCCCGCCAAGCCGCCGCCGGCGACCAGGGCCAAGGCGCCGACCGGCACCGCCCGCCGTCGCGCCGAGGCCGCCGAGGCTTCGCTGGCCCGCGCCAGCCAGGCGCTGGCCCGCATCGACGCTGCGCTCACCGACCCGAAGGTGTTCAGCGAAAACCCCGCCAAGGCCGCCGAACTCGGCCGGCAACGGGCTGCGGCCGAGGCCGCGCTGGAGGCGGCCGAACAGGAATGGTTGGAGGCGACCGAAGCCTACGAGGCGATGAAGGGCGAGGGCTAG
- a CDS encoding potassium channel family protein has translation MPPADATSPPEPGQRRLAPRIRARLHELYFGKSERSVRFRLTVIAIDFVMIAFFIAAPLLRDTPAFLFIDYAMALVLATDLVARALASDNLAAWIRRPVTWIDLFVLVTLLFPLWLFNLAFLRVLRLWTLVHSEFFWDTVGRRYNETRWEDVIRAASTLITFIFIMTGFVYTSFARTEGIGGYIDALYFTIATLTTTGFGDITLPGAWGRVISIVTMLTGITLFVRLAQALFRPYKIRFTCPTCGLRRHDVDAVHCKACGELLNIPNDDEV, from the coding sequence ATGCCTCCCGCCGACGCGACCTCGCCCCCCGAACCTGGCCAGCGCCGTCTCGCTCCACGCATTCGCGCCCGGCTGCACGAGCTCTATTTCGGGAAGTCCGAACGGTCGGTGCGCTTCCGCCTGACCGTGATCGCGATCGATTTCGTGATGATCGCGTTCTTCATCGCCGCGCCGCTGCTGCGCGACACCCCGGCCTTCCTGTTCATCGACTACGCCATGGCGCTGGTGCTGGCGACTGACCTGGTGGCGCGGGCGCTGGCGAGCGACAACCTGGCCGCCTGGATTCGGCGGCCGGTGACCTGGATCGACCTGTTCGTCCTGGTCACGCTGCTGTTTCCGCTTTGGCTGTTCAACCTGGCCTTCCTGCGGGTGCTGCGGCTCTGGACCCTCGTCCACTCCGAGTTCTTCTGGGACACAGTCGGCCGCCGCTACAACGAGACTCGCTGGGAAGACGTGATCCGCGCGGCTTCGACGCTGATCACCTTCATCTTCATCATGACCGGGTTCGTCTATACGAGCTTCGCGCGCACCGAGGGCATCGGCGGCTACATCGACGCGCTCTACTTCACCATCGCGACCCTGACGACCACCGGCTTCGGCGACATCACCCTGCCCGGGGCCTGGGGCCGGGTGATCTCGATCGTGACCATGCTGACCGGGATCACGCTGTTCGTGCGCCTGGCCCAGGCCCTCTTCCGGCCCTACAAGATCCGCTTCACCTGCCCCACCTGCGGCTTACGCAGGCACGACGTGGACGCCGTCCACTGCAAGGCGTGCGGCGAGCTGCTCAACATTCCGAACGACGACGAGGTCTAG
- a CDS encoding FAD-dependent oxidoreductase — MQRTSTEGPDYFHKVVDCQWACPAHTPVPEYIRLIAEGRYSDAYMVNWKSNVFPGILGRTCDRPCEPACRRGRVEDEPVAICRLKRVAADNKEDITGRLPAPVAVSNGKRVALVGAGPASLTVARDLAPLGYELTLFDGEAKAGGMIRSQIPRFRLPEEVIDEEVGYVTGLGMDVRLGERVDSLKALLAEGYDAVFIGSGAPRGRDLDLPGRQEAAANIHIGIDWLSNVSFGHVDQIGRRVIVLGGGNTAMDCCRTSRRLGGQDVKVIVRSGFEEMKASPWEKEDALHEDIPILNYLVPKAFTHEGGKLTGVTFEKVRPEYDAKGRRSLVPAGEPDEHYACDDVLIAVGQENAFPWIERDIGLTFDAWGMPTVDPLTFQSTLANVFFGGDAAFGPKNIIWAVAHGHDAAISIDKLCKAEDLNDRPPPGTSMTSQKMGIHEWSYDNDPANDARYRVPLLDKGEALKDVRLEVELGFDRATAYRETQRCLNCDVQTVFAESACIECDACVDICPTDCITFTENGDEADLRGRLKAPSLNLEQALFVSGDLPTGRVMVKDEDVCLHCGLCAERCPTGAWDMQKFLLEMTHAGGSCR, encoded by the coding sequence GTGCAGCGCACCAGTACCGAGGGGCCAGACTACTTTCATAAAGTCGTCGATTGCCAGTGGGCCTGCCCGGCCCACACGCCTGTTCCAGAGTACATCCGCCTGATCGCCGAGGGCAGGTACTCAGACGCCTACATGGTCAACTGGAAGTCGAACGTCTTCCCCGGAATTCTGGGGCGGACCTGCGACAGACCGTGCGAGCCGGCCTGCCGACGCGGGCGAGTCGAGGACGAACCGGTGGCGATCTGCCGCCTGAAGCGTGTCGCCGCCGACAACAAGGAGGACATCACGGGCCGGCTGCCTGCGCCGGTCGCGGTGTCCAATGGCAAGCGTGTGGCGCTGGTCGGCGCCGGGCCGGCCTCGCTGACCGTCGCGCGCGACCTGGCGCCCCTGGGCTACGAGCTGACCCTGTTCGACGGCGAGGCCAAGGCCGGCGGGATGATCCGCAGCCAGATTCCCCGTTTCCGGCTGCCTGAAGAAGTGATCGACGAGGAGGTCGGCTACGTCACCGGCCTGGGCATGGACGTGCGGCTGGGCGAGCGGGTCGACAGCCTCAAGGCGCTGCTGGCCGAAGGCTACGACGCGGTGTTCATCGGCTCAGGCGCGCCGCGCGGACGCGACCTCGACCTGCCGGGACGGCAGGAGGCCGCCGCCAATATCCACATCGGCATCGACTGGCTGAGCAACGTCTCGTTCGGCCATGTCGACCAGATCGGCCGCCGGGTGATCGTGCTGGGCGGCGGCAACACGGCCATGGACTGCTGCCGCACTTCGCGGCGGCTGGGCGGGCAGGACGTCAAGGTGATCGTCCGCTCGGGCTTCGAGGAGATGAAAGCCAGCCCTTGGGAGAAGGAAGACGCGCTCCACGAAGACATTCCGATCCTCAACTACCTGGTGCCCAAGGCCTTCACCCATGAGGGCGGCAAACTCACCGGCGTGACCTTCGAGAAGGTGCGCCCCGAATACGACGCCAAGGGCCGTCGCAGCCTGGTCCCCGCCGGAGAGCCCGACGAGCACTACGCGTGCGACGACGTGCTGATCGCCGTCGGCCAAGAGAACGCCTTTCCGTGGATCGAGCGCGACATCGGCCTGACCTTCGATGCGTGGGGCATGCCGACGGTCGATCCCCTCACCTTCCAATCGACTCTGGCCAACGTGTTCTTCGGCGGCGACGCCGCCTTCGGGCCCAAGAACATCATCTGGGCGGTCGCCCACGGCCATGACGCGGCGATCTCCATCGACAAGTTGTGCAAGGCCGAGGATCTGAACGACCGTCCGCCTCCAGGCACGTCGATGACGAGCCAGAAGATGGGCATCCACGAGTGGAGCTATGACAACGATCCGGCCAACGACGCCCGCTATCGCGTGCCGCTGCTCGACAAGGGCGAGGCGCTGAAGGACGTCCGGCTGGAGGTCGAGTTGGGCTTTGACCGGGCGACGGCCTATCGCGAGACCCAGCGCTGCCTGAATTGCGACGTGCAGACGGTCTTCGCCGAGTCGGCCTGCATCGAATGCGACGCCTGCGTCGACATCTGCCCGACCGACTGCATCACCTTCACCGAGAACGGCGACGAGGCCGACCTGCGCGGCCGGCTGAAGGCCCCGTCGCTGAACCTGGAGCAGGCGCTGTTCGTCTCTGGCGACCTGCCGACCGGACGGGTGATGGTCAAGGACGAGGACGTCTGCCTGCACTGTGGGCTCTGCGCCGAACGCTGTCCTACCGGCGCGTGGGACATGCAGAAGTTCCTGTTGGAAATGACCCATGCGGGGGGATCATGCCGCTAG